A part of Astyanax mexicanus isolate ESR-SI-001 chromosome 2, AstMex3_surface, whole genome shotgun sequence genomic DNA contains:
- the rtcb gene encoding RNA-splicing ligase RtcB homolog has translation MSRSYNDELQYLDKIDKNCWRIKKGFVPNMQVEGVFYVNDSLEKLMFEELRNACRGGGFGGFLPAMKQIGNVAALPGIVHKSIGLPDVHSGYGFAIGNMAAFDMDDPTAVVSPGGVGFDINCGVRLLRTNLDEGDVQPVKEQLAQALFDHIPVGVGSKGVIPMSAKDLEEALEMGVDWSLREGYAWAEDKEHCEEYGRMLQADPNKVSSKAKKRGLPQLGTLGAGNHYAEIQVVDEIYNDYAAKKMGIDHKGQVCVMIHSGSRGLGHQVATDALVAMEKAMKRDNIVVNDRQLACAHITSSEGQDYLKGMAAAGNYAWVNRSSMTFLTRQAFSKVFSTTPDDLDMHVIYDVSHNIAKVEEHMVDGKQKTLLVHRKGSTRAFPPHHPLIAVDYQLTGQPVLIGGTMGTCSYVLTGTEQGMTETFGTTCHGAGRALSRAKSRRNLDFQDVLDKLADMGIAIRVASPKLVMEEAPESYKNVNDVVNTCHDAGISKKAIKLRPIAVIKG, from the exons ATGAGTCGCTCCTATAACGATGAGCTCCAGTATCTGGATAAGATCGACAAGAACTGCTGGCGGATTAAGAAGGGCTTCGTACCAAACATGCAG GTGGAGGGTGTGTTCTATGTCAATGACTCACTGGAGAAGTTAATGTTTGAGGAGCTGAGAAATGCTTGTCGTGGAGGAG GGTTTGGAGGATTTCTGCCTGCTATGAAGCAAATTGGAAATGTGGCAGCCCTGCCAGGAATTGTACAT AAATCTATAGGCTTACCCGACGTTCACTCTGGATATGGCTTTGCTATTGGAAACATGGCTGCTTTTGACATGGATGACCCCACAGCAGTTGTCTCACCAG GTGGTGTCGGGTTTGACATTAACTGTGGTGTGCGTCTGCTGAGGACTAACCTGGATGAAGGAGATGTTCAGCCGGTGAAGGAGCAGCTGGCTCAGGCCCTGTTTGACCACATTCCTGTAGGAGTAGGATCCAAAGGCGTGATTCCCATGAGTGCCAA AGACCTGGAGGAAGCGCTGGAGATGGGGGTGGACTGGTCTCTGCGAGAGGGCTACGCCTGGGCAGAAGATAAGGAGCACTGTGAGGAGTATGGCAGGATGTTGCAGGCTGACCCAAACAAGGTCTCCTCAAAAGCAAAGAAGAGAGGACTGCCACAG TTAGGAACATTGGGGGCTGGTAACCACTATGCTGAGATCCAGGTGGTAGATGAGATCTACAATGACTATGCAGCCAAGAAGATGGGCATTGATCACAAAGGCCAAGTGTGTGTGATGATCCACAGTGGGAGTCGTGGTCTGGGCCACCAGGTGGCCACAG ATGCATTGGTTGCCATGGAGAAGGCAATGAAGCGAGACAACATTGTGGTAAATGATCGTCAGCTTGCCTGTGCTCACATCACTTCCTCTGAGGGTCAGGACTACCTGAAAGGCATGGCTGCTGCAGGCAACTATGCATGGGTCAACCGCTCCTCCATGACTTTCCTCACACGTCAG GCCTTCTCTAAAGTGTTCAGCACCACTCCGGATGACCTGGACATGCACGTGATTTATGACGTGTCTCATAACATCGCTAAGGTGGAAGAGCACATGGTGGACGGTAAACAGAAGACACTGCTGGTGCACCGCAAAGGCTCCACAAGAGCTTTCCCCCCTCATCATCCCCTCATTGCTGTCGACTACCAG CTGACAGGTCAGCCTGTGCTCATCGGTGGCACGATGGGTACCTGCAGCTATGTGCTGACGGGCACTGAGCAAGGCATGACCGAGACATTCGGCACAACCTGCCACGGCGCT GGTCGAGCACTGTCCAGAGCAAAATCCCGCAGGAATCTGGACTTCCAGGATGTTTTGGATAAACTAGCTGACATGGGCATTGCCATCAGAGTGGCTTCACCCAAACTAGTCATGGAAGAG GCTCCTGAATCCTACAAAAACGTGAATGATGTGGTCAACACGTGCCACGACGCCGGCATCAGCAAGAAGGCCATCAAACTCAGACCCATCGCAGTTATTAAGGGTTAA